One region of Deinococcus wulumuqiensis R12 genomic DNA includes:
- a CDS encoding rhodanese-like domain-containing protein: MKRLAALLLPLALLACAPAPKSVPSSESVGAPQVADTATFQTVSVQDLKQAVDAGAYVLDVRTPQEFAQGHIAGAVNLPLGEVAARAGEVPGERPVYVICRSGSRSAQASGILAARGKDVINVGGGMSGWTAAGYGTVR; encoded by the coding sequence ATGAAACGACTCGCTGCCCTGCTGCTGCCCCTCGCCCTGCTCGCCTGCGCCCCTGCACCGAAGTCGGTCCCGTCATCAGAGTCGGTGGGCGCTCCCCAAGTTGCCGACACCGCCACCTTCCAGACCGTGAGCGTGCAGGACCTCAAGCAGGCGGTGGACGCGGGCGCTTATGTCCTTGACGTGCGGACCCCGCAGGAATTCGCGCAAGGCCACATCGCGGGGGCCGTCAATCTGCCGCTGGGCGAGGTCGCCGCCCGCGCCGGGGAAGTGCCGGGGGAGCGTCCCGTCTACGTCATCTGCCGCAGCGGCAGCCGCAGCGCCCAGGCCAGCGGGATTCTCGCGGCCCGTGGCAAGGACGTGATCAACGTGGGCGGCGGGATGAGCGGGTGGACCGCGGCGGGGTATGGGACCGTGCGCTGA
- the glf gene encoding UDP-galactopyranose mutase, with amino-acid sequence MKFDYLIVGAGFTGATLAERLASQYDKKVLVIDRRNHIGGNAFDRHNEDDILLHLYGPHIFHTNSKKVWEYLSQFTEWRPYFHEVLGVIDGQKVPIPFNLNSLYALFPPAYAERLENLLIESFGFGVKVPILKLRESSSSELKFLAEYIYKNVFLNYTKKQWGLSPEDLDPSVTGRVPVYISRDNRYFQDTYQAMPRQGYTRMFENMLQHPNIKVMLNTDYKEIYDAIKFSRLVYTGPIDEFYSFKHGELPYRSLRFEFQTLQYEYHQSVGTVNYPNEYDFTRITEQKYLSGQKNRATTLITEYPQPHITGVTDAYYPIINEENRKRYEAYAKEARNSDVIFAGRLADYKYYNMDQACARALSISEELGAEK; translated from the coding sequence ATGAAGTTTGATTATTTAATTGTAGGAGCGGGTTTTACGGGCGCAACATTAGCTGAGCGTCTGGCTAGTCAGTATGATAAAAAAGTGCTTGTCATTGATAGGCGTAATCATATAGGCGGTAACGCCTTCGACAGGCACAATGAGGATGATATCCTGCTCCATCTCTATGGTCCTCATATTTTCCACACCAACAGTAAGAAAGTATGGGAGTATCTATCTCAATTTACCGAATGGAGACCATATTTCCATGAGGTTTTGGGTGTCATTGATGGCCAAAAAGTTCCAATTCCTTTCAACCTTAACAGCCTTTACGCTCTCTTCCCGCCCGCATACGCTGAACGGCTGGAGAATCTGTTAATTGAATCCTTTGGTTTCGGCGTAAAAGTACCCATACTTAAGCTTCGCGAAAGTTCTAGCAGTGAGCTGAAATTCCTTGCGGAATATATTTATAAGAATGTGTTTTTAAATTATACTAAAAAGCAGTGGGGTCTTTCGCCTGAGGATCTTGATCCAAGCGTCACGGGCCGAGTGCCTGTTTATATTAGTCGTGACAATCGATACTTTCAGGACACATATCAGGCCATGCCGCGCCAAGGGTATACAAGAATGTTTGAAAATATGCTTCAGCATCCTAATATTAAAGTAATGCTTAATACCGATTATAAAGAGATATATGATGCGATAAAATTTTCTCGTCTTGTATACACGGGACCTATTGATGAGTTTTATTCCTTCAAGCATGGTGAGTTGCCGTATCGGAGTTTGCGATTCGAATTTCAGACTTTGCAATATGAATACCACCAATCGGTAGGCACGGTAAACTACCCAAACGAGTATGACTTCACTCGTATTACGGAGCAAAAGTACCTGAGTGGCCAGAAGAATAGGGCAACCACACTTATTACGGAATACCCCCAGCCTCACATAACTGGTGTTACGGATGCGTATTATCCGATTATAAATGAGGAAAATAGAAAAAGATATGAGGCCTACGCGAAGGAGGCAAGAAATTCTGACGTTATTTTTGCTGGTCGACTGGCTGATTATAAGTATTATAATATGGATCAGGCTTGTGCGAGAGCCCTTAGCATATCAGAAGAACTGGGAGCAGAAAAATGA
- a CDS encoding EpsG family protein, whose protein sequence is MAKNSAVHDRIWNCLLFLPVLIYAFRWGTRSFTVGADTGAYVGMFLAYLKQDPAFINSIDKGFLGVISFSRLFSTDPQSLLLTVCLLEAVCFYLAGVLFLRRPFYVFLYVVFLLISPFYLSININILRHGTAIAVALLGMAVVFRLRKPVYRVLLAYPPVLFHNVAGLLATPIFIGVTRINMVYVWLTLASISVFSGFYSSFVSQYLTGRYLDYATAETTYRTGFRPDFTLFSSLPIFLLLIVPFRKMSIETRWIFNAYLLINGLGLTMNFISFSDRLLANSWVMLPLLFALVIRDINDRAFKKRVNKNFFTFAVIAAMLMINLAFYIKPTS, encoded by the coding sequence ATGGCCAAGAATTCTGCAGTTCATGATCGAATTTGGAATTGCTTGCTGTTTTTGCCTGTTCTTATCTATGCGTTTCGTTGGGGCACCAGGTCTTTTACAGTTGGTGCGGATACGGGTGCCTACGTCGGCATGTTCCTGGCTTACCTGAAGCAAGATCCTGCATTTATAAATTCCATTGATAAGGGGTTTCTCGGGGTCATCTCGTTCAGTCGTTTGTTTTCCACTGATCCACAGTCACTCCTGCTTACGGTCTGCCTCCTTGAAGCCGTCTGTTTTTACTTGGCTGGCGTTCTTTTTCTACGCCGCCCCTTCTACGTCTTCCTGTATGTCGTCTTTCTCCTTATCTCACCCTTTTACCTGTCTATCAACATCAACATTCTCAGGCATGGTACGGCCATAGCTGTAGCGCTTCTGGGGATGGCCGTGGTCTTTCGCCTCAGAAAACCCGTGTACCGGGTTTTACTGGCCTATCCGCCAGTCCTGTTTCATAATGTCGCAGGCCTTCTGGCGACTCCTATTTTTATCGGAGTCACCAGAATAAATATGGTTTATGTATGGCTAACACTGGCGTCTATAAGTGTTTTTAGTGGTTTCTACTCCTCTTTCGTTTCTCAATACCTGACTGGTCGATATCTCGACTATGCCACTGCAGAAACGACTTATCGAACTGGATTCAGGCCAGATTTTACTCTTTTTAGCTCCTTGCCTATATTTCTGCTTCTTATCGTTCCCTTCCGAAAGATGAGCATTGAAACTCGTTGGATCTTCAATGCTTATCTACTCATTAATGGATTGGGACTCACCATGAACTTTATTTCCTTCTCAGACCGTCTCCTGGCCAACTCATGGGTTATGCTACCGCTGCTGTTCGCCCTTGTTATACGTGACATCAATGACCGAGCCTTCAAAAAAAGAGTCAACAAAAATTTCTTTACCTTCGCTGTGATTGCCGCAATGCTGATGATCAATCTGGCATTTTATATTAAGCCCACGAGCTAA
- a CDS encoding IS630 family transposase, whose protein sequence is MTLKYLDQTGLSLMLSIGSTWFKRGSGKQFEIPTRWGSSGRINLIGTYSLHGTEEQLEVRELSGSCNGEQVMAYLDTLALQAAPDQMTVVVLDNAPFHKGAKLREKAAEWEKQGLYLRYLPPYAPMLNLIEEIWRKLKGIVMPRRCYNSVDELREAVLTGLKVLGARFI, encoded by the coding sequence TTGACGCTGAAATATCTGGATCAGACGGGCCTTTCTTTGATGCTGTCGATTGGCTCAACCTGGTTCAAGCGAGGCTCGGGGAAGCAGTTTGAGATCCCCACGCGGTGGGGATCTTCTGGTCGGATCAACCTGATTGGGACATACAGCCTACATGGCACGGAAGAACAACTGGAAGTTCGCGAATTGTCCGGCTCGTGCAACGGTGAGCAGGTGATGGCGTATCTCGATACGTTGGCTCTTCAAGCCGCCCCAGACCAGATGACTGTGGTGGTGCTGGACAACGCTCCCTTTCACAAGGGAGCGAAGCTGAGAGAAAAGGCGGCTGAGTGGGAGAAGCAGGGACTCTATTTGCGCTATCTGCCACCCTATGCCCCGATGCTCAACCTGATTGAAGAGATCTGGCGGAAGCTCAAAGGCATAGTGATGCCGCGACGCTGTTACAACTCAGTCGACGAACTTCGCGAAGCGGTTCTCACAGGCCTCAAGGTACTGGGAGCACGGTTTATCTAA
- a CDS encoding oligosaccharide flippase family protein, which translates to MRKNLFALYGVQVATLVLPLLSIPFLARVLGPSALGELAAIQSLFATLGFLIEYGFGLSATRQVAIHRDSRSELTKIFSNVLGGKLLLSVLFLLVSLAVYIFIPVFRSHPLLFWLGFLGALFQGFNLMWFYQGIEKLPRAASIDISLKFGYTALVLLLVRSPNDVALVIMLQGLSSLLSLIINTWRALPHIEHLRITLGGSLSALKDGRSMFLFRAVSVLYTNANTALLRLFVPAATVAQYSTAERLTGISSSALWPIMQVFFPRLSYLVHHDFSAAQALFRKTFVIIVGVSTLAAIFGFFSAPIIIKFIFGDQFISAVPLFQILIFNLPIIAISQLFGLQWMIPNQMERTFNKIIAAAAICNLISVALIVPKFGAMGMAWGVVASETIVTISMIASVLKSSKSPFKVTRPNIFTGG; encoded by the coding sequence ATGCGTAAAAACCTTTTTGCGCTATACGGCGTTCAGGTGGCGACGCTGGTGCTCCCGCTGCTCAGTATTCCGTTTCTGGCGCGTGTTCTTGGCCCTTCTGCCCTGGGTGAGCTGGCCGCCATTCAGAGCCTCTTTGCGACGCTCGGGTTTCTGATCGAGTATGGATTTGGTCTTTCGGCCACCCGGCAGGTGGCTATCCACCGAGATAGCCGTTCTGAACTTACCAAGATCTTCTCGAACGTTCTGGGAGGTAAGTTGCTGCTGAGCGTACTGTTTCTGTTGGTGTCGCTTGCAGTGTACATCTTCATTCCTGTCTTCCGGTCCCATCCCCTTCTCTTCTGGCTGGGTTTTCTGGGGGCTTTGTTTCAGGGATTTAACCTGATGTGGTTTTATCAGGGGATCGAGAAACTCCCCAGAGCAGCCTCCATTGATATTTCTCTCAAGTTTGGATATACAGCCTTGGTGCTATTGCTTGTGCGTTCTCCGAATGATGTTGCTCTTGTGATTATGCTTCAGGGTCTCTCTTCGCTGCTTTCTTTAATTATCAACACTTGGCGGGCTCTACCACACATAGAGCATTTGAGAATTACGCTTGGCGGAAGTCTATCAGCGCTAAAAGACGGTCGGAGCATGTTTCTGTTTCGAGCTGTGAGTGTTCTTTATACGAATGCCAATACAGCACTGTTGCGCCTTTTCGTGCCAGCCGCAACAGTAGCGCAGTACTCGACGGCAGAGCGGCTAACTGGCATCAGTTCCAGTGCACTGTGGCCGATCATGCAAGTCTTCTTTCCGCGGCTGAGCTATCTTGTACATCATGATTTTTCTGCAGCACAGGCATTGTTCCGCAAGACTTTCGTCATTATAGTGGGGGTCTCAACCCTGGCGGCTATATTTGGTTTCTTCTCTGCGCCTATAATTATCAAATTCATATTTGGCGACCAATTTATCTCTGCCGTTCCGCTGTTCCAAATTCTTATCTTTAATTTACCGATTATAGCGATCAGCCAGCTTTTTGGCTTACAATGGATGATTCCGAACCAAATGGAGAGGACGTTTAACAAAATAATTGCTGCTGCTGCAATATGTAATCTTATCTCTGTTGCTTTGATCGTTCCTAAATTTGGAGCAATGGGTATGGCGTGGGGGGTAGTTGCAAGTGAAACAATCGTGACCATCTCAATGATTGCTTCGGTACTTAAGAGTAGTAAATCGCCGTTTAAGGTTACGAGACCTAATATCTTTACAGGAGGATGA
- a CDS encoding helix-turn-helix domain-containing protein, with translation MARPARRIDISLEDDLLLRELETSPHTHPKLRLRASILRLHRQGWSIPQLSEHFARNRQAIHNDLTRFEQHGIAGLADSFPPGQPCRVTPEIEQFLHEKLREERFWSAPLLSQAVEKQFAVSLTSRAMVNHLKRLGYSWKRARYAPAKKLDPKVMQEHQASLETLKRGHWTAN, from the coding sequence ATGGCTCGACCTGCTCGACGTATCGATATCTCCCTAGAAGACGACCTCTTGTTGCGGGAACTGGAAACCAGTCCCCATACACATCCGAAACTCCGTCTTCGGGCAAGTATCTTGCGGCTCCATCGGCAAGGCTGGAGCATTCCGCAACTGTCAGAGCACTTTGCCCGGAATCGGCAAGCCATCCACAACGATTTGACGCGTTTTGAGCAGCATGGCATCGCAGGATTGGCCGATAGTTTTCCTCCTGGTCAACCCTGCCGGGTGACCCCTGAGATCGAGCAGTTTCTCCACGAGAAACTGCGTGAAGAGCGCTTTTGGAGCGCTCCTCTCCTCTCCCAAGCTGTCGAGAAGCAATTCGCTGTTTCCTTGACCTCACGTGCCATGGTCAATCACCTCAAGCGTCTCGGCTATAGCTGGAAGCGAGCCAGATACGCTCCAGCCAAGAAGCTTGACCCTAAAGTCATGCAAGAGCACCAAGCGTCCTTAGAGACGCTAAAAAGGGGGCACTGGACGGCAAATTGA
- a CDS encoding glycosyltransferase family 2 protein: MFISVVIASKGRAEVLNDTIESLDAQTRRADEVIVVVASEQDYNKEIKQVSGVTVFLSSPGGSVQRNFGIERTSKDSDLVVFLDDDVELAADYLLRIENFFFCMTDVIAISGVPLLDIPEDGRMSRNDAKKRLSEPKNFKVNVSFRDDLYGCNMAVRRSFLDFERFDESLVGYSYLEDVDLGRRLNRRGLICDYGGNSLIHLGVPGGRISQRRLGYAQIMNPLYLYFTKRSLDFNKLVYLTIKVPVGNILGGFGILSFFRSNPALDSVRRERLKGNIDAFIYALKRGVDPKSILSYKK, encoded by the coding sequence GTGTTCATATCCGTTGTAATCGCAAGTAAAGGTCGTGCAGAAGTTCTAAACGATACAATTGAATCGCTTGATGCGCAGACGCGTCGGGCTGATGAAGTTATCGTGGTTGTAGCTTCTGAGCAGGACTATAACAAAGAGATCAAGCAAGTTTCTGGTGTGACGGTATTCCTTTCTTCTCCTGGGGGATCTGTCCAAAGAAACTTTGGCATTGAAAGAACGAGTAAGGACTCCGACTTGGTAGTATTTTTGGATGATGACGTCGAGCTTGCTGCTGATTATTTGCTGAGAATAGAGAACTTCTTTTTCTGCATGACTGATGTGATTGCTATTAGTGGTGTGCCGTTATTGGACATACCAGAAGATGGTCGCATGAGTAGAAATGACGCGAAAAAGCGTCTTAGTGAACCTAAAAATTTTAAAGTAAATGTCAGCTTTAGAGACGACCTTTATGGCTGTAATATGGCTGTTCGGAGATCATTCTTAGATTTTGAAAGGTTTGATGAAAGCCTTGTTGGGTATTCTTATTTAGAAGATGTTGATCTGGGAAGAAGGCTAAATAGGAGAGGGCTAATTTGTGATTATGGCGGAAACAGTTTGATTCATCTTGGCGTACCCGGTGGAAGAATCTCACAACGTCGCCTGGGATATGCTCAAATAATGAATCCTTTGTATCTTTACTTTACAAAAAGAAGCCTAGATTTCAATAAGCTGGTTTATTTAACTATTAAGGTGCCTGTTGGGAATATTCTTGGTGGGTTTGGAATTTTGAGTTTTTTTAGAAGTAATCCAGCGCTCGACAGTGTCAGAAGAGAAAGATTGAAGGGCAATATAGATGCTTTTATTTATGCACTTAAGAGGGGTGTAGATCCAAAGTCTATATTATCCTATAAAAAGTGA
- a CDS encoding MBL fold metallo-hydrolase: MFFERFYDTDLAQASYMVGCQKTGECLVIDPVRDIQKYLDKAAEQKLRVTHVTETHIHADYLSGSRELAAATGAKLSLSDEGDADWKYSFGSEKLRHGDTFMVGNIKVEARHTPGHTPESLSFLVTDTPRGNVPVMYFTGDFVFVGDIGRPDLLDEAAGGQDTRFVGARQMFASLRDQFLTLPDGVQVWPAHGSGSACGKALGAVPSTTVGHERALAWWSAYVQKGDEQGFTAELLSGQPDAPLYYGRMKEQNKSGPAVLGEVAPLPEFSAAEVGAKLAAGTVLIDTRAKERHQAAAPRHSVNIPAGNTFETWSGWLLRPEDADYVLLTESAQQAEELRRRLWMVGLDNVSGYVTSTDGLDTAQAQPFAATELPQHDGALVLDVRKKTEYDEGHIPGAKQLHAGRLPWKLAELPRDQEIVVHCQGGARSAAAASFLRSQGFNVTEIAGGYEAWAQAQSAQPTT; encoded by the coding sequence ATGTTCTTTGAACGTTTCTACGACACCGACCTTGCGCAGGCGTCCTACATGGTGGGTTGCCAGAAAACCGGCGAATGCCTCGTCATCGACCCTGTACGCGATATCCAGAAGTACCTCGACAAGGCCGCCGAGCAGAAACTCCGCGTGACCCACGTCACCGAAACCCACATCCACGCCGATTACCTCTCGGGCAGCCGCGAACTCGCCGCCGCGACCGGGGCGAAGCTCTCGCTTTCCGACGAAGGCGACGCCGACTGGAAATACAGCTTCGGGAGCGAAAAGCTGCGCCACGGCGACACCTTCATGGTGGGCAACATCAAGGTGGAGGCGCGGCATACCCCCGGCCACACGCCCGAAAGCCTGTCCTTTCTGGTGACGGATACCCCCCGGGGGAACGTGCCGGTCATGTACTTCACCGGGGACTTCGTGTTCGTGGGCGATATCGGACGCCCTGACCTGCTCGACGAGGCGGCGGGCGGACAGGACACCCGCTTCGTGGGCGCCCGGCAGATGTTCGCCTCGCTGCGCGACCAGTTCCTGACCCTGCCCGACGGCGTGCAGGTCTGGCCCGCGCACGGCAGCGGCAGCGCCTGCGGCAAGGCCCTGGGAGCCGTTCCCAGCACCACCGTCGGCCACGAGCGGGCGCTGGCGTGGTGGTCGGCGTATGTCCAGAAGGGCGACGAGCAGGGCTTTACCGCCGAACTGCTCAGCGGCCAGCCCGACGCCCCGCTGTACTACGGGCGCATGAAAGAGCAGAACAAGAGCGGCCCCGCCGTGCTGGGTGAGGTCGCGCCGCTGCCGGAGTTCAGCGCGGCCGAGGTCGGGGCGAAGCTGGCGGCAGGCACGGTGCTGATCGACACCCGCGCCAAGGAGCGGCATCAGGCCGCCGCGCCCCGGCACAGCGTGAACATTCCGGCGGGCAACACCTTCGAGACGTGGAGCGGCTGGCTGCTGCGCCCCGAGGACGCCGATTACGTGCTGCTGACGGAGAGCGCCCAGCAGGCCGAGGAACTGCGCCGCCGCCTGTGGATGGTGGGCCTGGACAACGTGAGCGGGTACGTCACCAGCACCGACGGCCTGGACACGGCGCAGGCCCAGCCTTTTGCCGCCACCGAGTTGCCGCAGCATGACGGGGCGCTGGTGCTGGACGTGCGCAAGAAGACCGAGTACGACGAGGGCCACATTCCCGGCGCCAAGCAGCTGCACGCCGGACGGCTGCCCTGGAAACTGGCCGAATTGCCCCGTGACCAGGAAATCGTGGTGCACTGCCAGGGCGGGGCGCGGAGTGCGGCGGCGGCGAGCTTCCTGCGCTCACAGGGCTTCAACGTCACCGAAATCGCGGGGGGCTACGAAGCCTGGGCGCAGGCGCAGTCTGCCCAGCCGACCACCTGA
- a CDS encoding glycosyltransferase family 2 protein: protein MSITDSVYAVVVTFNRVDLLKRTLKFLEAQTKPLDKIIIVNNASTDATHGFLKEYCTSDLYAVYHLGENLGGAGGFSYGMRQAVIDTPDWIWIMDDDAFAAPDCLFKLLTANTKAEVRIPIQIDDTGRRYGLYADNGGLREQAIQASGLQKACSFTFVGPLFSRRLVEKIGLPRADFFIGADDLEYAARIRGKGFEVVAIIDATISHMYGQGPQPFSRWGRKSLRTPIPAWKAYYSTRNGLAVDLIYSSGFEKFILAIRHVVKSVRAMPGEIFYEPEGFKKAKYRIMGLIDGILGRFGKRVIPNRILSRK from the coding sequence ATGAGTATTACAGATTCGGTTTACGCGGTTGTTGTTACATTTAATAGGGTTGATTTACTGAAGAGGACGCTTAAATTCCTTGAAGCTCAAACGAAGCCGCTGGACAAAATTATTATTGTCAATAATGCCTCTACGGATGCAACGCACGGCTTCTTGAAAGAATATTGCACTTCTGATTTATACGCTGTTTATCACCTTGGAGAAAATTTGGGTGGTGCGGGTGGGTTTTCCTATGGAATGCGACAGGCTGTAATTGATACTCCCGATTGGATTTGGATAATGGATGATGATGCTTTTGCGGCACCTGATTGCCTTTTCAAACTCCTGACAGCTAATACTAAAGCCGAAGTTCGCATCCCTATCCAAATTGATGACACGGGGAGACGTTATGGACTTTACGCTGATAATGGTGGCCTACGAGAACAGGCGATTCAAGCATCAGGTTTACAAAAAGCGTGCAGTTTTACTTTTGTCGGCCCTCTATTCAGTCGGCGGCTCGTGGAAAAAATCGGTCTTCCCCGTGCGGATTTCTTCATTGGTGCCGACGACCTCGAATATGCCGCTAGGATTAGGGGTAAGGGGTTTGAAGTAGTCGCTATTATTGATGCGACGATAAGTCACATGTATGGACAAGGCCCTCAGCCATTTTCGCGTTGGGGACGTAAGAGTCTTCGCACCCCCATACCTGCTTGGAAAGCCTACTACTCAACCCGTAACGGGCTGGCTGTAGATCTAATTTATAGTAGTGGTTTTGAAAAATTTATCCTGGCGATTAGGCATGTAGTAAAATCGGTGCGTGCGATGCCTGGGGAGATATTCTATGAGCCTGAGGGTTTTAAAAAGGCAAAATACCGAATTATGGGTTTGATCGACGGAATTCTTGGACGGTTTGGAAAAAGAGTTATACCCAACCGAATATTATCTAGAAAATAG
- a CDS encoding glycosyltransferase: MRISLVSVQLGMGGAENLVCNLADRFVARGHEVQLISLLGEPVVVPKSSHVTIHNLRIIKKNPASWLSGIYYFSRAIKNFKPDVVHAHSFHSIILARLMRPILNYPKLISTGHNQREGEGVQGKIYKLTDRLSDVMTNISLESTDALNTRLNIRKKAITVYNGIDSDVFRFSSNGRSSLRKELDIDDGEKLLVAIGRLNPQKDYPNLIEALKIIEKKNPTSNIKVAIIGDGDISYKRELRQMVGDKLSRTQVNFLGIRRDIPDCLSAADIFVLSSAWEGFGLVVAEAMSCERVVVATDAGGVREVVGDAGFICPPQNAEALATALTQAMSLSVPEAEALGKKARDRVVQNFSLDAAVDRWLELYTRI, translated from the coding sequence ATGAGGATTTCGCTGGTGTCTGTGCAGTTAGGGATGGGAGGAGCCGAAAATCTTGTCTGTAACTTGGCCGATCGATTTGTTGCAAGAGGTCACGAAGTCCAACTCATCTCGTTGCTTGGTGAGCCTGTTGTTGTGCCTAAGTCTTCCCACGTGACCATCCATAACCTACGCATAATCAAGAAGAACCCGGCCAGCTGGTTGTCTGGAATCTACTATTTTAGCCGCGCCATAAAAAATTTTAAGCCGGATGTAGTTCATGCTCACTCCTTCCATTCTATAATTTTGGCCCGTCTAATGCGACCAATTTTAAATTACCCTAAGTTGATTTCCACGGGTCACAATCAGCGAGAGGGAGAGGGGGTACAAGGGAAAATTTACAAGTTGACTGACCGTTTGAGTGATGTGATGACTAATATAAGCCTTGAATCGACGGATGCTTTGAATACAAGGCTTAATATTAGAAAGAAAGCTATTACTGTCTATAATGGTATAGACTCAGATGTGTTTAGATTCTCGTCTAATGGAAGATCTAGCTTAAGAAAAGAGCTTGATATTGACGATGGTGAAAAACTCCTAGTAGCTATAGGGCGACTTAACCCACAGAAAGACTATCCCAATTTAATCGAAGCGTTAAAGATTATTGAGAAAAAGAACCCTACTTCGAATATTAAAGTAGCTATTATAGGAGATGGTGATATCTCCTATAAAAGGGAATTACGGCAAATGGTCGGGGATAAACTTTCAAGGACCCAGGTGAATTTTTTAGGTATACGACGCGATATTCCTGACTGTCTATCTGCTGCTGACATTTTTGTGCTCTCGTCCGCGTGGGAAGGATTTGGTTTGGTGGTTGCCGAAGCGATGTCATGTGAGCGAGTGGTGGTAGCAACCGACGCTGGTGGCGTGCGTGAAGTAGTCGGAGACGCAGGTTTTATCTGTCCGCCTCAGAATGCCGAGGCACTTGCCACTGCTCTGACTCAAGCGATGAGTCTGTCTGTGCCAGAAGCGGAAGCGTTGGGTAAGAAGGCCCGCGACCGGGTGGTTCAGAACTTCAGCTTGGACGCCGCAGTAGACCGCTGGCTCGAGCTTTATACACGAATTTAA
- a CDS encoding IS4 family transposase, giving the protein MIAARSVNHHDLSAHMPGISTPQAKKRRADRTFRDEQLDMGFFIALLVVHLPPGKVLLSLDRTNWEHGETPINFLVLGAVVHGFTLPLIWVPLDQSGNSHTYARMWLVLKLLRALPAKRWLGLVADREFIGAEWFRFLRRHGIERAIRIRHSDMLDDMNGKEWFEHVQHGRFHETSEKVFVFGELMRVVATRSPTGDLVIIATDFSARKTWKLYKQRWSIECTFSSFKKRGFDLERTGMTERSRLQRLFGLVTLAWMFCLRLGVWLSQTWPIPVLKHGRRAVSLVRHGAQHLVDALRWKPEQFMAVLEVLIQAFCPPGAAESEVVTY; this is encoded by the coding sequence ATGATTGCCGCGAGGAGCGTCAATCATCACGACCTGAGTGCCCATATGCCCGGTATCAGTACCCCACAGGCTAAAAAAAGGCGGGCAGACCGCACTTTCCGGGATGAGCAGCTGGACATGGGCTTTTTCATCGCTCTGCTTGTCGTCCATCTTCCACCGGGGAAGGTGTTGCTGAGTTTGGACCGCACCAATTGGGAACATGGCGAGACCCCCATCAACTTTCTGGTGCTTGGAGCCGTGGTTCACGGCTTCACCCTGCCTCTGATCTGGGTGCCTCTTGACCAGTCCGGGAACAGTCACACATACGCCCGAATGTGGCTGGTGTTGAAGCTCCTTCGGGCCTTGCCAGCGAAACGCTGGCTGGGTTTGGTGGCCGATCGGGAGTTCATCGGCGCGGAATGGTTCCGCTTTCTTCGTCGGCATGGCATCGAGCGGGCCATCCGCATTCGGCACAGCGACATGCTGGACGACATGAATGGGAAAGAATGGTTTGAGCATGTCCAGCACGGCCGTTTCCATGAGACTAGCGAAAAGGTGTTCGTGTTCGGCGAGTTGATGCGGGTGGTCGCAACGAGGTCACCTACAGGTGACCTCGTCATCATCGCCACAGATTTCAGCGCTCGGAAGACCTGGAAGCTCTACAAGCAGCGCTGGTCGATTGAGTGCACCTTCAGCAGCTTCAAGAAGCGAGGCTTCGACCTGGAGCGGACCGGAATGACGGAAAGGAGCCGTCTACAGCGACTCTTCGGCCTGGTGACATTGGCCTGGATGTTCTGTCTGCGACTCGGGGTCTGGCTCAGCCAGACCTGGCCCATCCCCGTTCTGAAGCATGGTCGGAGAGCGGTCAGTCTGGTGCGGCATGGTGCTCAGCATCTCGTGGATGCCCTACGGTGGAAACCCGAACAGTTCATGGCGGTCCTGGAGGTGTTAATCCAGGCTTTTTGCCCGCCAGGAGCGGCTGAAAGTGAAGTTGTCACCTACTGA